A genomic window from Methylorubrum extorquens includes:
- a CDS encoding site-specific DNA-methyltransferase, giving the protein MASPRTAVVGATARNQVSRTGRIASAPRMGLAPSVQRLPSTLPLDEILVGDCIAAMDRLPAESVDCVFADPPYNLQLGEAGLTRPDQSVVDAVDDDWDKFSSFSAYDDFTRAWLKAARRVMKPNATLWVIGSYHNIFRVGSALQDLGYWILNDIVWRKANPMPNFRGKRFTNAHETLIWASRSPQAKYTFHYDALKAGNEDLQMRSDWFIPLCTGEERLKDVAGRKVHPTQKPEALLARTLMAATNPGDVVLDPFFGTGTTGAVAKRLGRHFIGCERDPTYAAAARARIAGIETLSAASLALATPKRAEPRIPFLSVVEAGHVRPGETLTDERRRFRATVRPDGQLSVGPAMGSIHKVGALVQGLPACNGWTFWHAERGGKLVCIDDYRSEMRARTGA; this is encoded by the coding sequence ATGGCTTCCCCGCGTACCGCGGTCGTCGGCGCCACCGCCCGGAATCAAGTCTCGCGTACCGGGCGGATCGCGTCGGCGCCGCGGATGGGTCTCGCACCCTCCGTTCAGCGTCTTCCCAGCACCTTACCCCTCGACGAAATCCTGGTCGGCGACTGTATCGCCGCCATGGACCGTCTTCCGGCGGAAAGCGTCGACTGTGTCTTCGCCGACCCGCCCTACAACCTCCAACTCGGCGAGGCGGGACTGACCCGTCCCGACCAGAGCGTGGTCGATGCCGTCGACGACGACTGGGACAAGTTCTCCAGCTTTTCCGCCTATGACGACTTCACCCGCGCTTGGCTGAAGGCCGCGCGCCGCGTGATGAAGCCGAACGCCACGCTGTGGGTGATCGGTTCGTACCACAACATCTTCCGGGTCGGCAGCGCGTTGCAGGATCTCGGTTACTGGATCCTGAATGACATCGTCTGGCGCAAGGCCAACCCGATGCCGAACTTCCGCGGCAAGCGCTTCACCAACGCGCACGAGACCCTGATCTGGGCCTCGCGCTCGCCGCAGGCGAAGTACACTTTCCATTACGATGCCCTGAAGGCCGGCAACGAAGACCTTCAGATGCGCTCGGACTGGTTCATCCCGCTCTGCACGGGTGAGGAAAGGCTGAAGGACGTGGCGGGCCGCAAGGTCCACCCGACCCAGAAGCCGGAAGCGCTCCTGGCCCGCACCCTCATGGCGGCGACCAATCCCGGTGACGTGGTGCTCGACCCGTTCTTCGGCACCGGCACGACCGGCGCGGTGGCCAAGCGTCTCGGGCGCCACTTCATCGGCTGCGAGCGCGACCCGACCTACGCCGCTGCGGCGCGGGCCCGGATCGCTGGTATCGAGACGCTGTCCGCCGCCTCGCTGGCGCTCGCCACCCCGAAACGGGCCGAGCCGCGCATCCCGTTCCTCAGCGTGGTCGAGGCGGGGCATGTGCGCCCCGGCGAGACGCTGACCGACGAGCGCCGTCGCTTCCGGGCGACGGTGCGGCCGGACGGCCAACTCAGCGTCGGACCGGCGATGGGATCGATCCACAAGGTCGGCGCCCTGGTGCAGGGCCTGCCCGCCTGCAACGGTTGGACCTTCTGGCACGCCGAGCGCGGCGGAAAACTCGTCTGCATCGACGATTACCGCAGCGAGATGCGGGCCCGGACCGGAGCATAG
- a CDS encoding septal ring lytic transglycosylase RlpA family protein, producing the protein MKVSNRTAAVCLATVIGALTALPAQAQGGRASWYGSGKKTANGERFNPNGYTAAHRSLPFGTRVRVTNKSNGRSVVVRINDRGPFVGGRVIDLARGSARAIGMSGVSYVSLNVVR; encoded by the coding sequence ATGAAGGTTTCCAACCGGACCGCTGCCGTCTGCCTCGCCACCGTCATCGGCGCCCTCACGGCGCTGCCCGCCCAGGCCCAGGGTGGCCGGGCTTCCTGGTACGGAAGCGGCAAGAAGACGGCCAATGGCGAGCGGTTCAATCCCAACGGTTACACCGCCGCCCATCGTAGCCTGCCCTTCGGCACCCGTGTTCGCGTCACGAACAAGTCCAACGGCCGCTCGGTCGTGGTGCGCATCAACGATCGCGGCCCATTCGTCGGCGGCCGGGTGATCGATCTGGCCCGCGGCTCGGCCCGCGCCATCGGCATGTCGGGCGTCAGCTACGTCTCGCTCAACGTGGTGCGCTGA
- a CDS encoding ABC-F family ATP-binding cassette domain-containing protein, with amino-acid sequence MAAPPLLTLQDVALTFGGTPLIERAELTIAPGERACLVGRNGSGKSTLMRIAAGLVEPDRAVRFVQPGTTIRYLAQEPDFSGFETTLAFAEAGLAPGDDAHRARYLLESLGLDGTENPQRLSGGEARRAALAQALAPEPDILLLDEPTNHLDLPAIEWLESELKRTRSALVLISHDRRFLSGLSRSTVWLDRGVTRRIEQGFSSFEAWRDAFFEEEERDKHKLDRKIADEEHWLRYGVTARRKRNVRRLSDLQSLRKQSRDHRRPVGQAVLTASEGEASGTLIAEARHVSKSYGERRIVHDLSLRVLRGDRLGIVGPNGAGKTTLINLLTGALAPDSGEMRLGTSLNMVHLDQARAVLEGSATVTEVLTGGSGDSVTVGGRSRHVIGYLKDFLFAPEQARTPVSVLSGGERNRLLIARALAQPSNLLVLDEPTNDLDLETLDLLQEMLGDYAGTLILVSHDRDFLDRVAGTVLVSEGEGRWVEYAGGYSDMLSQRGRGVEARSDGREKPARERAEPREKATRAEAAPARTKLNFKEQHELKTLPVRMAELETGIAKLREVLSDSGLYGRDPGRFQKATAMLGAAEAELAAAEERWLTLEMQREAQNG; translated from the coding sequence ATGGCCGCTCCCCCGCTTCTCACCCTCCAAGACGTCGCGCTCACCTTCGGCGGAACCCCGCTGATCGAGCGCGCCGAGTTGACGATCGCGCCCGGCGAGCGCGCCTGCCTCGTCGGCCGCAACGGCTCGGGCAAATCGACCCTGATGCGCATCGCCGCCGGCTTGGTCGAGCCGGACCGGGCCGTGCGGTTCGTGCAGCCCGGCACCACCATCCGCTACCTCGCGCAGGAGCCGGACTTCTCCGGCTTCGAGACGACGCTGGCCTTCGCGGAAGCCGGCCTCGCACCGGGCGACGACGCGCACCGCGCCCGCTATCTCCTGGAGAGTCTGGGTCTCGACGGCACGGAGAACCCCCAGCGCCTGTCGGGCGGCGAAGCGCGCCGAGCCGCGCTTGCCCAGGCGCTCGCGCCCGAGCCCGATATCCTGCTGCTGGACGAGCCGACCAACCATCTCGACCTTCCCGCCATCGAGTGGCTGGAATCCGAGCTGAAGCGCACGCGCTCGGCCCTCGTCCTCATCAGCCACGACCGCCGCTTTCTTTCGGGCCTGTCGCGATCCACCGTCTGGCTCGACCGCGGCGTGACACGCCGGATCGAGCAGGGTTTCTCGAGCTTCGAGGCGTGGCGCGACGCCTTCTTCGAGGAGGAGGAGCGCGACAAACACAAGCTCGACCGCAAGATCGCCGACGAGGAGCACTGGCTGCGCTACGGCGTCACCGCCCGGCGCAAGCGCAACGTGCGCCGCCTCTCCGACCTGCAGAGCCTGCGCAAGCAGAGCCGCGACCACCGCCGCCCGGTCGGGCAGGCGGTGCTGACGGCCAGCGAGGGCGAGGCGTCCGGCACGCTGATCGCGGAAGCCCGGCACGTCTCGAAATCCTACGGCGAGCGCCGGATCGTCCACGACCTGTCCCTGCGCGTGCTGCGCGGCGACCGACTCGGCATCGTCGGTCCGAACGGGGCGGGCAAGACCACGCTGATCAACCTGCTGACCGGCGCGCTCGCGCCCGACTCGGGCGAGATGCGCCTCGGCACCAGTCTGAACATGGTCCATCTCGATCAGGCCCGTGCAGTGCTGGAGGGGAGCGCGACCGTCACGGAGGTGCTGACCGGTGGCAGCGGCGACAGCGTCACGGTGGGCGGGCGCAGCCGCCACGTCATCGGCTACCTCAAGGACTTCCTGTTCGCGCCCGAACAGGCGCGCACGCCCGTGAGCGTGCTCTCGGGCGGCGAGCGCAACCGGCTGTTGATCGCCCGGGCGCTCGCTCAGCCCTCGAACCTCCTCGTGCTCGACGAGCCCACCAACGACCTCGACCTCGAAACCCTCGACCTGCTCCAAGAGATGCTCGGCGACTATGCGGGCACTTTAATTCTAGTGAGCCACGACCGCGACTTCCTCGACCGGGTGGCCGGCACCGTGCTGGTCAGCGAGGGGGAGGGGCGCTGGGTCGAGTATGCCGGCGGCTATTCCGACATGCTTTCCCAGCGCGGGCGCGGCGTCGAGGCACGCAGCGACGGGCGGGAGAAGCCCGCCCGCGAGCGGGCGGAGCCGCGGGAGAAGGCGACACGTGCCGAAGCGGCTCCGGCCCGGACCAAGCTCAACTTCAAGGAGCAGCACGAGCTGAAGACCTTGCCGGTGCGCATGGCCGAGTTGGAGACGGGGATCGCCAAACTGCGCGAGGTCCTGTCCGATTCCGGCCTGTATGGCCGCGATCCCGGCCGCTTCCAGAAGGCGACCGCGATGCTGGGCGCGGCGGAAGCCGAACTCGCCGCCGCCGAAGAGCGCTGGCTGACCCTGGAGATGCAGCGCGAGGCCCAGAACGGCTGA
- a CDS encoding polyhydroxyalkanoic acid system family protein: protein MAKPMVVEIPHELGRDEARRRIDEGTVRVREALGKSGIAINTLAWTGDRLDYSVTAMTQTVDGQIDVGQDVVRVEVRMPLLLAMFAQKIQKIVGKEGNKLLLTKK from the coding sequence ATGGCGAAGCCGATGGTGGTCGAGATTCCGCATGAACTCGGCCGCGACGAGGCCCGGCGGCGCATCGACGAGGGCACCGTTCGCGTGCGCGAGGCGCTCGGCAAGAGCGGCATCGCCATCAACACCCTGGCCTGGACCGGTGACCGGCTCGACTACTCGGTCACGGCCATGACCCAGACCGTGGACGGCCAGATCGATGTCGGCCAGGACGTGGTGCGCGTCGAGGTGCGCATGCCGCTGCTGCTCGCGATGTTCGCCCAGAAGATCCAGAAGATCGTCGGCAAGGAGGGCAACAAGCTCCTCCTGACCAAGAAATAG